The genomic interval AATTACCACTGGcaccaagtcttctttccagaatttcctgcCCACAGCACTGCCACAGTCACTGTGGGCAGGAAAGACACACTAACACCCAAGTTTCAACCCCAGTAcagttgatgcttttatttctctggtttGGAATAGGTGTGTGTTCATAATTTACGTTTACTCCAACTGTCCCCTTGCTTAAATAGCTTCTTAAGGATAACTTCCTCTTACTAAATTCCAACAGCTTCTGAGCATCCATTATattctccaaagtaaataaaaagagaaaatgtgttgaaaaCCTGATAATGTTCACTTAAGAATCCAGCATGATGTACAGCTTGAAATGGCTACTCCACCTTGTTCCTTTACATGACTTTTAAAGTAGCCCCAGTTATTATACATAATTGAAGTCATAATTTCTGCAATACCATTAGGTCCACGAAAGGTGGGGCCAGGAGACTTCAAAGTCTgtctccgatttttttttttttttttttttaaaaaggaaagctcaTGAGagtaggaaatgaaaataaatattcacacaacTCGGAACAGGGGATGGTGAAACATAAAGCTCCAGCCTGGCACAGGTGTCCAGCCagtgagggtggggacacagactcatACGGCCCCCACAATCCCTCAGAAGTGCCACAGACAAGTAGGTGGCCtgagacagagccaggctccgaaTTCCGGGAGCTGTCTGGCTCATGTGCACCCCATGTGGTCCACAGTGCACGAGGATGCCCAACGTCACCAGTCCCAGTGCGGAACACAAGAATGCCCCATGGCATGAGCCCCCACTGCACAGCATAGCCCGAAGGTGCCAGCTCAGACTCCTACACACGCTGGTCACCAAGGCACTGCCCTCCAGGAAGGAGGACCCCAGAGGTCGTGGCAGGATGAGGTTCTGCTCTTCATCATCCCCGAGCAGAGGGGAAAGTCCCAGCAGACATTTGGGGAGCCTCTACACGTGGTTCTGGGACTCTGAGTGGAGGTTCAAAGATGTCCCCAGGTACTCCAGACTCAAACCTAAAAAAGACCCATTCTTCCAGATATGCCCAGACTGGAACCTATATAGGCCATCCTTCCTAGCTTTTCTCTGGAAAAGCAGGCTTAAAAGAGTATCAACTAAAAGGGGCCACCAGGAAGACAGAagtcctatctttaaaaaaagaatttttttttttttttaaagaggcactGAGGCTCTGACCCATCTGAGCACAGAGTACATGCTCGGCAGCATCTGTCAGAGCAGAGCAAGTACACACATGCTCTCCATGCCCTGTGCTCCCAGCGCCCGTGCTCCCCGCACCCATGCGTCACACGcccgtgctccccacacctgtgcaCCGGGCATCCGTGCTCCCCACACCCGTTCTCCCTGCACCCGTCCTCTCCATGCCCATGCTCCCTACACCTATCTGTGCTCCCCATGCCTATGCTCCCTGCATCCATGCTCCCCGCACTGTGCTCCCTGTGCCCATGTCTGCTCCTCGAGCTCTCTTCCACTGGTTTCCTCTGTACATCCCTCTTGATAGTCACTGTCACCTCGAATCACCTGGCTaaatggaggtaaagaaaaagtctagagtaGCACATTGGAGGACAGAGTGGAAGTGGCTATTTACCAAGCAGGGCTATGAGATGAGGGCATCTGATCCCCATTAATCCTGACTGTCAGTTGATTAGCCCTGTTCAACAGCTGGGGACACCAAGGTGTGGAAGGACGGGCTTGCTTACCCCAGACGATGCTGACAGTGTGGGCCCAGCCCAGTCCCACAGCCACCAGAAGGaggctcctcactgggcaggcGCGGAGGTGCAGCCCAGAGAATGCTTGGGACCCTGGCACAGACTcctcaggaaggaaacagagaaaggcccacagagactcaagcagcacagaagaaggtcacccacaagttaaaaatagatgtttgtgcTTTACCGTACCAGCGTGCTAAAAATCCAACCCGCTCACACGCACAGCCTGACGTGAGCCCGGCCTCCTGCAGCACTGGGCTAAGCGAGAGACGTACCTGCCTCTCTCCCGACAATAGCAGACTTGGCAGCTATTCTTCAATGTACTTGACACGCTTCCGTGAGGATTAAGCGACACTCTGTCGACACTGGCTAAGTTTAATCCTGACACAGCCAACCATCTAGATCTGCAGTGAACAAACAACTTACTTCGGATGATTCTGCCACTAACAAAGACCCTGAATCTCCTACCAAAGCTTAGTGACTCGACTtacctttctgttttcatttcaggtACACTGGCCCGCATGATCTAATTTACCTGCTGATAATGCCTTGGAAAGACCACCAGGGGGCCCCACACCATTTTCAGCTTTAGAGGGATGTGAACTTCCCTTTGATGAGAAAGGTGATGGGGAAATAAAACAAGGATCCAAAACAGATGCCTGTGTGTTTCCTGGGAGTGATAAAGTTAGGAACTGCCTCTCTGTGTCAGGCAAGGGAGTAACAGAGACAATGGCACCAACTCCTGAGACAGAGGACCTGAtgcatggtgcagccaccgcCTGTGGCCaaggaaattccagggaatgtaGACCCCAGttgcatggtacagccaccatgtGCGAACACAGAAATTCCAGGAatgcagaccctcagtcacatggtacagccactatctgcagccacagaaattccaGAGAACGCAGACCCTCAgacacatggtacagccactatctatggccatggaaattccaaggaatgcagaccctcagtcacatggtacagccaccacaTATGGCCACGGAAATTCCGAGGAATGCATACCCCAGTtgcatggtgcagccacagcctgcagccacagaaattctggagaaCGCAGACCCCAGTCGCATGGTACCGCCACCAcctatggccatggaaattccagggaacagaGACCTTCATTCCCGTGGTACAGCCACCACCTATGGCCACGGAAATTCAGGGGAAcgcagaccctcagtcacatggtacagctaCCACCTGTGGTCACAGAAATCCTGGGGAACACAGACTCCAGTCGCATGGTGCAGATACCACCTGTGGTCACAGAAATCCTGGGGAACACAGACTCCagtcgcatggtgcagccaccaccTGCAGTcatggaaattccagggaatgcagacctcagtcacatggtacagctaCCATCTATGGCCACAGAAATTCCAGGGAACATAGACACCagtcgcatggtgcagccaccaccTGTGGCCATGGAAATTCTGGGGAATGCAGGCCCCAGTCTCTAAAGTATGAACTTCACTGCAGTGAGTGTGGAAGAGTTTCTCTCTGTGCAGAGCTCAGTATCCAGAAGGGAAGTCGGCCCCAGGaatgccttcctcctcttcagagcTCAGGGCCTAGGGCTGACACCCTTGGGAGGGGTCCTTGTTCAGCAATTGTGCCTGTGGAGGGTCCCCCAACACTCACCGTGCACCTCCTAGGAGCGGAGGCTACAACAGGGAGCCAGagaccaagctctgctcagacaacagtgagctgatggccttccactctaagttcaacagggacccagggaccaagctctgctcagacaacagtgagttgatggccttccactctaagttcaacagggacccaggtaccaagctctgctcagacaacagtgagcagatggccttccactctaagttcaacagggacccagggacaAAGTTCTGCTGAGACAACAGTGAActgatggccttccactctaagttccaACTGCATGGAATGTGTATTCCATGAatgcttgttaaatgaatgattcaTATAAGGTCATCTGTGCTGACCTTTGCTGGTCTGCTGACTGTGAACTTCAGAGCATAGGCCTCATTCCTGGAGCAGCCAGCTCTTCCCAGAGCAACGGCCGCTGCAGGGCAAAGCCCAGAGCTTCTGTCCTGCAGCAACACACTCAGGACCCTGCGCTGGGCACGCTGGGGGCCTCTCCAGCAGAAGATCCCCAGCCCTGACCTTGCAATAACAGTGAACCCCAGAGGAGTCCCAAAGGCTCAAAATCAAGTAAACGTCCATTGTGATTtaacatatcaattttagaagaaagggCATATTGCCACCTCCCTCCTCAAACTAGGGACTATAAATCGATCCATCACCCTaactgagactctgccttaaattcTGCTAAAACTGCCATCCAAACACGCAAATTTACATTAGtgttaagggaagaaaaaaaaaactaaaccaaacacCTGTAAGAAACGGTCAAGTAACCTGTGATACATCAATCCAAAGATTAAACATGAAAACAATGAAGTagcaagatattaaaagaatataaactctgTGTACATCATGGCCCAAGGTTCTAAAATTACACAGAGACAAAGACTGGAATGGAAGGGGGATATGtttacagatacattttttaatttttaatttttaatattacttctcTAATGTATGATTTGACTAACCAGAtaattcagcaaaaaataaaaaactcaattatgcctatagataaatatgtaaagaatcctTCTCTTTGATGCCAATGGAATTAGTTTGGGTCTGACCTACAGTCTTCAATCTtttaattaagacacaaaaaccatctttcaagctgttagaaaaaaaaaagaaaaagattgaaaaccaGGAGCCCAGAAGAAAAGGACTCGCTATGTATCACAGCGTCTCTCCACGCCTCTCCACCCTGGACAGTGCTCCCTCTTTCCCCATTTTCATACCTACTGCACAAAACACTTAGTAAAGAACTATCTCAATTCATGAGTCACACAGCACAAAGGGCCACTGTCGCTGCCAAACATATCCTGCAGCCCCAAAACGAAGAGGCAactggttccttccttcctcagtgaaggaagaatgagaggctgctggttgtaattttaaatctcaCACCTCAATGTCTTAGCACTTTCCTGCTTTGTTGGTTTCCAGGGCTTATTAAAattaacccccccccccccccgcggatattgaagaaagaaagcaggacggTTGTGCAGGCTTCCAAGAGGCAGAGCCCTCCTTCCGCGGCCACCTCTGTCTTTCTACCCACAGCAGCCGGGTTTACCAATTAGTCTCCCTTAAAGAGCAGTTTATGCTCATCGCGAACAAATGGATGCAATTGCTTCTTTTGAGATGCAGCAAGTTTTGGgccctcagcaaaaaaaaaaaaaaaaaaaaaaagaaagaaagaaagaaagaaagaaagaaagaaagaaagaaagaaagaaagaaagaaaaaacagggcaCTGGCACAACAGTCATAACCTCTGCGtggcacacacacagaaggaaaattaaagcccTCGAGGCGGAGGCGTTCGGAAAGGgaaggtggaagcaggaaggacacccacaggATAGAGTGGTCAGAAACAGACCACCTCACCAAAGGGCGCCTTAGACGTTCCAGAGGACAAAATGCCCCTCTTTCCAGGGTAAACACCCATTTGCCAAACTCAGCCAGTGACGGCAAgcaggagtttgctttttttttaaggcgtCTGAGTAACAATGAGAAGAGCAAGAAATGAGCTTAATAATGGGACTGACAGGGCCCTGGGCTGGTGACTCAGCTGATGTGCACAGCATCAAAACCCAGTTCAGGACAGCACTACAACTCACCCCAGCAATCACTGCTTAAAAAATCAGTTATAAAAAAAGACGACCcatttgaaagcagccagaggaggaagacagagagtgtCTCACAGAATCCAACCGCTTGTAGCCTCGGAACCATAACAAGAATATGAAACTAGCGGGTCCAGTGTGAGGCAGAACAGAGACGCCGTCagggctctcaggaggctgagcaggaagcGCATGGCTCAGGCCCTGCAACGCCCTAAGGGTGCCTGGAGCAGcccacaggcctgtgtccttcgtgTGGGTTCACCTTCCTAGTTTCCTGGGTAAATTCAATGTACAGCACTTATTCgccaagaaaagaacattcaaatcaAACTACTGTCATAACTCTGAAGGGCTCTTAACACTCCAGTCCACACGTTCAAAAGCCCACAAATATCAGTGCTGCCACTGTGCAGGCAACAATGTTTTGGATGCATCATGCAGGTAACCAGTAacgatgttttcatgttttccgtAGCCATCTCATTCAGGATACTAAAATGATCTGTGACGACTTGATACTTAGTTATCTGTGATTTTCAGATAGATTTAACAAGGCTACCTGGCCAAGaaggcctcaccctcctgaaCCCGGGCACCGGTGCCCTTACGTGCACCCGGGGCCTGGGGAGCGAGTCTCCACCACCTCCCGCTCTTCAATGTTAAATGTCCTCCCGGCGCGCCCGCGTCGTGGGCCCAGGCTCGGCCCCCACTGGAGAGCCCTTTCCACATTACAGGACAGGGGAAGCCCAGAGCCCGCGCTGCGGCGCCGCTGACGTCCCAGAGTCCCCGCTTCCTGGTCCTTCCCGTCCGCGGAGGCTggcggggagggcctgggacccattTTAGTTTTCGGTTTTGTTACGAGCCGGAAGGCGACAGCACATGCGAGCGCAGGAaacccttttttaaaatcttccagcGGAAACGCGAGGGGCTGCCGGACCGCCTCGGAGACGCTAGGCGGGAACCCAGAGCACCCCGGCCATTTCCTGCTTTGCAGCAGCCGGGACCCTGCCCACGCCGCGCGGGGCCCGAGGCGACAGGAGGCCCACAGGCATCCGGCCGTTTCTTCCTCGACATGCTGGGGGGTGGCGTGGGGCGGAGTTGGGGGGCGGGGGCAACTTAAGAAGTGATCGCGCTGTACCCAGGATTCGGAGGGGAAGCCCGGCCCCATCCTACAGCTCAGAGGCAGAACGACCCCGGAAGGTGCTCCAGGCGACCCCCTCTACcaggctcaatttaaaacataaaccggagagggtggaaagctcactattttccggatggaggttcctaccgccatgtcccttcctcctccgccccACCCGGCAAGGACCCCGGGGTTGCCTTGCCGGCTCCCGCCGCCCCGCAGGTACCCCTGCCGCTCCCGGGCAcgggcttctccccagttcttCCCATCGCTTCGCCGCTGTTCTCCCCAGTTCTTCCCATCGCTTCCCCACATTTCCCCGGGTCCTCCCATCGCTTCCCCCTCTTCTGCCCCATTCCCCCATCCCCTTCGCCctgttctccccttctccctcttctctccttctccgtcCGTCCCTCCCTCGCCGCCCGGAGCGGGGCGCGCACCTTGAGCATGTCCCCCGCTGGTCAGCACGCCGATGGCCTTGCCAGACCCggagaggtgctccaggaactTCCGCAAGGAGCCCTTGGGGGCCCGGGAGTCGTCCGCGTCCAAGGCGAGGAGGCCGAGGGCAGCAGCTAGTCCGCGTGCGCAGCAGGAAATGGAGACGCTGCGGGGGCGCGCCCGACTCGGAAACGCTGccccgcccgcgcccccgcccgGCCCTAGCGCCAAAGGGCCTTGACGGGCGGGGCCCAAGCGCACAGGAggggctgcaggggtgggggcgcggctaggggcaggggcagggaaaggggcagagaaagaggCAGGGGCTGGCCGGGGGCGGGTGTGGGCAGGAGGACCTACGCGGGGGTCGTCGTAGGTGGCTGCCGCGCCAGCGGTGGGTGAAGTCGCGGAGGCGGGGGTAGCACCACAAGTGGGCGGGGGTCCCTGCGGGTGGGGCCGCGTTGCTGGTGCGCTAGCCTCGCGGGTGGGTTGGAAGACTCTGGTTGGGGCCTTTAGAGATGCCCGGAGCgccacaggtgggggcaggggcagcgaCCGGGAGAGGGGAGACCGCAGGGGGGCGGGGTCACATCGTTCGCTGGGCGGGCCAAGGCAGGGCGGAATAGAACGCCGGGAGCATCTCCGGGTGGGGGGGCAAGGGAGACCGTGAGTGGGCGCGAACGCAGGGGCCGGTGGAAACCCCGCACTTGCGGGGAGCGCcgatggcggggcggggtggaattGGGGCGCGGAGACCCCACCTGGACGCGGAGGCTCGCGGCAGGCCCGGTAGATCCAGCTGTTGTCAGCACCGAGCCCGGCCGTGCGCACAGCTTCTTGTTGGCTGCAGGATTCCTCCTGGGCCTGCGCTAGGAGCCTCTGCGCGAGGCTTCCTCGATCCCCGCCCCCaagttttctctgcagcctgaggTCGGGAAGGACGCCCGGAGAGTGGATCCTCCAGGTGGTGGGAAAAGCTGAGCGCGGCGAGCTTAGCTATGACAAAGCTGCGATTTCCCGGGTCCACGGGGTCTGTGGCGCTCCTGGGTCCCCAGCCCGTCCCGTGGGGAGAAGAAtccatggggtgggggagagtgTCGGGGCGCTACCCTCAGAGACGCCTGGGCGCGCGAAAGTCAGAGTGGGACAGGAGGAGGCGCAACGGGACTGACCTGGCACGGAGGCGGGACGACCCTTCCTCCCTACGTACACTGTGCTGACCTCGGCTGACTTCACTGACCAACTCCACGTGCTGAAATACGCACATCCAAAGCACTGTGCCAGTTGCCCATCCACAGCTTAACAGCCTGGTGCCAGTTACCTGCGATGGGAGAGGGAGCAGCCCCCACAAAAGCACGGGTTTATGGGATCCCGGTTCCTTCAGTGCTCACCCCACGAAGAAGGGCTCCCAAACGGCCCCACTCGAGGGCTTTCCGGAGGATGGTCCTGCGCAGTGGGTGTTTGTTGAACAGATAGGAAACaacaaaagagactaagaagagGTTTGTTCTATGAACCCGGGAAAGTGAAGCAATCGCAAAGGAGAGTCTCACCAAAGGGCAATCCTGGGGAAAAGATGGAGAGGCATGGATTTTTCTTGGATGTGTGCCTCATCCTGGGCCTCATCCCGCTGAGcatcaaatattcattgcaaaagaggaaaaaaaaaatatgctgcaGATAGTGCTGGATAGTCTAATCGCTCCCTTGGCCAGAATTAACAGCGAAATTCCTAACCCCTTGTGGTCCTCTGAATCACCTGTCCTATGCACACCCCCATTAAACCACTGAAGTCCAGTTTCTGGGAACTCAGCcaggaaatgtgtatttttaaacaaaccacCTAGGTTGTCCTGATGAATGCAAAGTCAGAGAGCACTGCTCTCATGCAGTGAACCTGAGCattattctattaaataaaagGGAGAGGAGAATCCTGGCTGTCTTAAGGTGGCAGTTGAGTGGCCTTTGCCTTCTGGTGGGCAGAAGAGCAGACTGAGGCTCTAAGCACCTGTACCCACAGCTGGGCTCAGGATCTGTGCTGGAGAATAGAAGGGCTAATATAATTATTCATGCCTTTTTAGAACATGTTACATGTGGAGAAGGTGGGccacactgaattttattttagccaaataCCCGTTATCTCCTTatgcaattgatatttttatattgaacattAGGGGATTGGTCATTTGTCATCAAATTGTCTGTAATACAGAAAATGATAGATATAACCTAACAGTTCAAATATgatgagttaaataaatgatggtaaaaaTATGCGCTGCAATAATATTTAGTTGCTGTTACCACTACAAAGATATGTGTCTACTgacatggaaatatgttcaggacatacaaataagtgaaaaggcaGGCCTAGACACAGTGCGAGCCtgtgcatgcgtgcgtgtgtgtgtgtgtgtgtgtgagtctgcatacatatgtaaatgtttctgagcattttatttcctttcttttgcttagtataGGCAATGCCATTTTTCTCTGCGATGAACaggtattgtttagggaatagaaatagttaatgaaaaacaataaaatttagagtGTCAAGACCCCCAAGGTTATGGATTATGTTCAAAAGTCTGTCTGTGTATAAGGGCTGGGACTGGGGTCATGGTGGTCACTGACGGTCCTCACACATCTGTTCTTATGAGTTTGGCCCATTGCTCAGTCAGTCAGggaattaacatatattaatatatacctgcagcaaagatggaaaagaatagctatggcttttttttttttttttttttttttttttgaaagtcatGTATGTCAATGTTGCTACAactagaggtttttttgtttttttttttttttaactttggcctTAGCAATGAATCTTCTAATTcaagaggaagatattacatgcCGTGCTGACCATACAGCTTCCACCCAGTAGGACCTGAGGTGTGTGTATGTTCTTTATTGTCCCTTGACAGATTACTCCAAAGGCCCACACCAGCACACACTTATACCCCAGGAATGATTACTCcttgggccaggagttcaggcaGGCTTCACTGGGCCCTCTGCCCCAGGGGCTCTCCAGGGCTGCAGCAGGTGTCTGCCTAGGGCTGCTGTGTCTTCTGAAGGCTCAGGCTCATCAGGGGAGGAGCTGCTTCCATGCTCACTTCTGTGTTGCTGGCAGGATTCTGTTGCTTGCAGGCTGTTGGACTGAAGGCCCCAGTCTCTCTGTGGCATCAGCTTCAGGTTGCCCTCTGCCCTGGGTGCGTGACTGGCTTTGCCAGAACTAGCACCTACCAAGAGCCAGGGGGAGAGTTCCAGTGGACAGAACCTCAGCTCCTCCCAATCCAATCTCAGGAGAGACCGCCATCTCTTTTGCCTGGTTCTATTcatcagaagtgagccactgagtccagccctCTTCTAGGGTCTGGCTGTGAACACTAGGGGCAGCGGACAAGGGGAGCCACTTGGGAGGGGAGGTGCTGCCTGGGACCTGCCTAGGACAAGGTGAAGGAGAACATGCATAGGGACAGCTGCCCTTCCCACTTCCCCTCAGTGTTGAGCGCAGGAGTTGCCGATGTGCCCTAAAGGAGTTCTGGCATCCCAGGAGGGAAGCAGCTCCCAGCCATGAGGACACCATGACCCAGTGCCCCAGCATGTGGAGCTGCACATTCCAGGGCTACCTGAGCTGcagcctcttccccttctctgctgtctcagcctgtgCATGGAGTGGGCATCTCAAATCTGCAGGGGCCAAACTGAGCTCAGGCCTCTGCACCCCCCACACAACCCCCCACCGCTCAGTCTTCCTCACCTCAGCTCCTGGTGACTCCATCCTCCCACGGGCTCAGGCTGAAGCCTTGCAGTGCTCCTCCACCCTGGCATCTAAGTCCCTCAGGAAAGTCCCTATTGGCTCTTCATTGCATCTGGAGCCACTGGGGCCAGGCCACCACCTTTGACCTGGACCGGAACAGGCTCCCTCCTCATCCCCTGCTCTgccccaacctccaccccacctccatgTCTCGGGTGTCCTCAGCTTCAAAGTCAGGGTGCACCTATCAGGATGTAATTCAGGCATCTTCTCTGCTGACTCGGTGTCACAGACACCACACAAGCCACACTGGCCTGTCCTCTGGTCCCTTCAGATCCTGGTGCTGCCCAGAGGCCCATGCAGGCACCCGACAACCTCAGACCCAGTCTGCTTTTTCCTCAAACCAGGCCCTCCTCTCCCTACCGACTCTGCCCACTTTCCACAGGTCTGTCCTGCAAGGTCTCCTGCAtgttgaggcctccccagatcaCCCTCTTAGAAATTTTGGGCTCCATGCACACTCCTGTTCTCTCCCTGCTGCTCTTAAAACATCCTTGTCAGTGTCACACATGGGGCGTTTCACCTATCTGCTGGGCTTCTCGAAAGGTCCCCTGGCTGAACCCTGAATGCCGTGGATTCAGAGATCTTTGACTATTCCCTGCTGCAGTCCCAGGGCAACAGCAGAGCCCAGGACAGAGTGAACCTGTCATGGgtgctgctgaatgaatgaatgaaagagggagtgagtgagtgagtgaaggagtaaatgagtgagtaaatgagtgaatgggtgagtgagtgagtcagtcagtgaatgagtgagtgagtggatgagggaaggagaaatgagtgagtgagtgggtaaatgactgaatgagtgaccgtgagtgagtgaatgaattgcCAAGGGAgtcaatgagtgaatgagtgagtgagtgaatgggtgagtgaataagtgagtaagtgaatgaatgagtgtcttagtgaatgagtgagtgaataagcaagtgaataagtgagtgaatgagtgagtgaccgagggaataaatgagtgatgagtgagtgagtgaatgaatgagtgagtgagtgaatgaatgagtgagtgagtgaatgaatgagtgacttagtgaatgggtgagtgggtgaatgagtgagtgaacagatgagtgggtgagtgagtgaatgggtgagggaaagagtgagtgaatgagtcagtgagtgaacaagtgaatgaggaagtgaagaagtgagtgagtgaatgaacgagtgagtgagtgaatgagtcaataaatgagtgagtgtgtgagtaaaggatgagtgaatgaatgagtgaagaggtgaatgagtaagtgaatgagtgaatgatttgagtgagtgaatgattgagtgaatgaatgaggaaatgagtgagtgagtgaataagtgcgtgaatgagtgagtgaatgagtgaatggatgagtgagtgaaagGGTGAGTTAGtgaatgactgagtgagtgaatgagggaatgaatgagtgagtgaatgggtgagtgaatgagtgagtgagtgagtgaatgggtcagtgaatgagtgagtgcatgagtaaatgaatgagcaagtgagtaaaagggtgagtgaatgagtgagtgagcgagtgaaggagtgaatgagtgaatgagtgagtgagtgaatgagttaatgagtgaatgaatgagtgagtgaatgagtgagtgggtcgctcagaggagatgaggacaggaGTTGCCCTCTGACTGCTACAGTAGACAGGAGCTGAAGGAGTCTGAAGGGTGGGATGTGCTCACTCGGTACATACACCCTGCTCCACACATCCCCAGAGAAACCTAGTCTCACCAGAGTGGTCGCTTGAGAATTATTAGTAACAACctttttcccaatatttcatATATGCAGGATGATTTCTTACTTTCCTTGAAAATGCCAATCGTTTTTTGGACTTGGAATTCTCCACTGCTGGTCCACGCCACTGTATTCTCCCATAGGGGCATCCCTCGAGTTGGAGAAAGAGTCATTCCCAGGAATGGATAAAAGCCAGAAGGGCATCATCAGGTGGGGCACCTTCTCCTAacatcctcctcttcctgtctGGGTTACCCTGAGTGACTTGGTTTGGAGGTCTACAAAATGTGGACATATCAAATTTAGATAAAAGCCTAAGCAGTTTAAGAGGTTGCAGTGCTAGCAGGAAGGTCTTTGGCTCCTggcaccctcctcccctccagtctCTGCTGGACCCAGGACTCTGACTCCACCTTCGGCCTTGGgggtttcctccc from Chlorocebus sabaeus isolate Y175 unplaced genomic scaffold, mChlSab1.0.hap1 unalloc_scaffold_152, whole genome shotgun sequence carries:
- the LOC140711103 gene encoding uncharacterized protein → MPLWENTVAWTSSGEFQVQKTIGIFKESASSGKASHAPRAEGNLKLMPQRDWGLQSNSLQATESCQQHRSNWHQAVKLWMGNWHSALDVRISARGVAFPTTWRIHSPGVLPDLRLQRKLGGGDRGSLAQRLLAQAQEESCSQQEAVRTAGLGADNSWIYRACREPPRPGGVSAPQFHPAPPSALPASAGFPPAPAFAPTHGLPCPPTRRCSRRSIPPCLGPPSERCDPAPLRSPLSRSLPLPPPVALRASLKAPTRVFQPTREASAPATRPHPQGPPPTCGATPASATSPTAGAAATYDDPRVGPPAHTRPRPAPASFSAPFPAPAPSRAPTPAAPPVRLGPARQGPLALGPGGGAGGAAFPSRARPRSVSISCCARGLAAALGLLALDADDSRAPKGSLRKFLEHLSGSGKAIGVLTSGGHAQGMDHFLYGLSDEMKQAHREQLFTISHKKLLAMSDRYLGTGKSTHGLAILRPENPKIAKDPSWIIRPCGSVLLTDGSSTGRPDGSSPEKQVGWGCGPTRAAGPSHQHPCLLWQESSENSKLGPSKDRGLDWTRNWLSDFSNPHLGGFNMQLGLQSRGRVAAAAWLAACRRAASGTPARPSVKA